The genomic stretch actaactaaacattacttttaagagtgatatccatgctcatacccattcctatTCCACactacaatgattctcattccgattcctattcctaggaaagaaccaaacgcccccttaatttATTTTCCACTCTATACTATACTTTAATGTTAACTTAGCACTTAAAATATCATACTCTACTTTAGTGTTTAATTAgcacttaaaatatttttaaaattcacaagttctattcacccctcctctcttttAGCGCCCAACATGATCATACAAAATTTTAAAGAATAGAAACATGTTAAACTTTTAAATGtgattttatgaaaaaatatatcaaTTTGACCAATATATATTTTTAGTTTACCAGCCAAACCTAACTTTGGCctctgaaaaaaaatttaaaagttactAAACCAAATGATTCTTGTCCAAtgagtaattttaaattttacaagcCAACCTCATTTTAGTTGAAAATATTTTGCAAGTAATCCTTTCTCTTATGGAAGTCATGCAAGTGTAGACTAAGTAAATCAAGAATGATCAGATGATTGACAGGTGACGTCTCATTAAGATCAAGACGAATTGGATACATGCATGGCAAGAAGTTAATTATAAAAGTGAAGCTTCTTGGCAAATGGAAGTCTTATAGATGAATCACCTAGTAAGTTCGACGAATGTCAAAGATTATTTACATGTTTGAAGAGATTGACTTAATTGACCCAAATCAAGTAGGACACGAAAACCGCAAGCTTGTTGAGGTCTCAAGCGATGGAATAGGATCTACTTGAAGACGAGATGAGAGTTCAAGAgaactatattttatttttgggtaGAAGTTTTGAACTTAAGCTCAGACTCGACAAGGGAAGATGGGTTCTAGGTAAAGCTGATAAAATTGCTTGAGGTCAAGCAAGATCAATCGATTCAGATATAAGATTAGCTGAATGGTTATCCTTGTTGACAAGGTGATCAACTGATTCCTTTTGCTTGAAGAATAGGAAGGGATTTTGTTTTGGAGTTGAGTTGGCTGAACAATCAACTGGAGTTGACTCGTATGTTTGAATTCAGCCAAAAATGGTtgtttgaatttcattttgtgaGATAAGTTTGTAACTAGGGAGATCAGTTGATTGAATGAACTTGGAGTTGACTAATACCATGTTAGCACTGAAAAAGTCAAAGGATCAACAGAACACAGTCAACCACTTAGGGCATATGCACCAAAATGTAGCAAAGATGAACTACATTGCTTTATATGCATACCTGAACCACACAAACACTGAGTTATTGGAGTATTTACAGAGAGAAACAAGGAATGACAGATGTGGAGCCATGATACATAAAACATTCTAATCAAATCACAAACATTAATCACTCATCTCAGCCAAAGCCTCCCTGACCAAATTCTTCAACACATATCCGCTAATCTCTTCAGTGATCTCTTGAACTTCCAATCCTCCAACCATCATACCAAGCAATTGGCTTATGTTGCTGCAGTCATCATCTTCCATCACTGTTTTCACAAAAAACGAATTCCTGATGATGTTCCATGCTTCTGCAGGCACAAGCCAAGCAGATTCCCTAATCCACTGATTTACGCTTTGTGAGGTGGGCAAACCAGTTGATCCAAATTCTATTGGTTCTGAGTTGGCACTGCTGAATAAGACGTTCTGATTTGAccttttttccttgagcataGCTGCTACTTCTCTCCAGTAAAAGTAGTTTGTAAGTAGCACTTCATCAAATTGACCTCGAATAGCATGGTTTCTTGTGGAAACAGTAGTATTTATTGCTGAGCTAGAAGAAAGAAAATTTCGAGAGAATGCATAATTCTCCTCGTGATTGGTGTCCACCTTGAATGGTTCTTTATTAAATATTGAAAAATCTGGGTGAGTATTATCCCTTGGTAAAGAACGGGAAACTGATTCAATTGGTGGAGCCCTAGAGATACCTTATGAATAGAGGAGAATCATATCAGTAAAGTGTGAAACAAATAAAAATTGAGAAAACTAAATGTAAACAGGATGCCCATTATGCTGAAAAAGATTAAATTACAGGATAAAGATGAACTTAATAGGGAACTCTCGCATTTTTTCTCTAGTACAGAGTGAGACACTAGAGAAAAACTGAGATCCAGATGCTAAATGAAATGTAACGAAGATATCACcatttacaaaattattaattCTGTTATGATGACAAAAATTAGCCAGATTGATAAAAAGCTTTAGCTTTTCACTAATTTATTGCAGATTAGGAAAAGGGTCTTACTTTGTGTTCCAGTAATAACATCAGACGACTTGGATATAATGTCATTTCTTCTATCTTCGTACAGAGTATCCAAGACTGAAGTAGGGCTAGTTTGATCTTGGTTACCTTTGGAGTTTTCAAAGTTGACTTCATCTCTCATTGTATTACATGCTTTAGCTTTCTCATTAGAAGAAGCCTGTCAACAATGTAAATATATAGcaaagaaagaaaattcaaatgggAAATCAAAACAAAGATTAAGTGGCATACTTCCTGTAAGGTCAAATTCCCCAAAATGATATACAACAACATTCAACCCTTTATCCCATTTAAGTAGGATTGGCTATACAGATCTTCCTACGTCATTAGTCTCGATCCCCTACTATATCCGTATCTATATTTAAATGAGTTTTATCCTAAATTATAGTTGCTATCCAAGTCTTCTTTGGTCTCTTCGAACAGGATGACGATTATCTTGCGGGCTGACGAGAAGATGAAATTGAGGATAAAGCAAgaagagaaacaaaaaaaaagaaactttattatcaatAGAGGATAATTCCTCAAACAAATATACAGGAGTTTATATAAACTCTAGAGCTAAgacccaaataaaaaaaaaaatcttaatatataAACTACAATTCCTATCTtgtaaaaaaaggaaagaaattctaAAAGAGAGGAAAATTTTTTCTAACAGACTCATAATCTTAAAATCTCTAAACGGATCAAAAAGCCAAACTACAAACGAAAGAAATTACCAAAAATACTTAAAATACCAAAATATCTTGAATACCCAAAAGGTAAAAATTaccataaataataataaaaatctgcaAATCCTCTGCATCAATAACCCCAGGTTAAAAGAACTTGTCTTCGAGTTTAGAGTAGTTTCAGGTGGTAGCCTAGGAGGAAAATCATCTGATATTAACTCGATAAAATCTATTGGCAGCTGTTGGGCTTTGAGAATCCTCAGTGATCCAAATGCACTTTATTTCCAAAATTGAGAAGCTAAAAATCAATTTTGCACGCATCAATTCCCTTAGCATACTTTATTCAACCAAATTAATTGCTTCATCAGCTTCAATCTTCTGATCGTTTGCATCAGCACCAATAGTCAGAAGCTTCTCAACCTTATCGAGGTTTATCATTTTGTCAAAGGAAGATGGCAAAACCATATCAGGTAAAGGTATTGACACAGCTGCAGGTGAACTAAAGCTCAAACTGCTGTGATAAATTAGCTCCTGATCTATTTTCCAAAGCCAAGGCACTACCAAAGTAACATCTTGTTTTGCAGATTTAGCCATATATGCAGTAAAATTTGATCCTGGATAGAAAGGAACAGGCTGAATCACCACAGGATTAGGTCCAGTTGCAGAGATGAAAACTGCTGGTCCCACATTGATCACAACATCAGCTAGTCTTTCACCCAACGCCATTGTCATACAACCCAACTCTAGTAATAAGGAACCCAAGTTCTGCAATAAGACTCCAGATTTAAGCGTACTATTTTGAAGGTTCCCACACATAAGTGTAAAGGTCAAACTTGCTTGATCCTCTAGATGCCCTGTGAATTGTGATATGTATCCATCAACTTGCATCATTAGCAATTCTATTGTAGAAAGCAGAACTTCTACGAAAGATGCTGGACTTGGTAAGCCACCAGGGATAAAAGAATGGTGAGACTGAAGACCATTGTCAAGCATATTAGTGATGTTTGCTTTATTTCTGTACTCCACACCCTCTATGAAGAACTCATCTCCCATGAAGCTCAATGGTGGCAAaaagtgaatacgctcgccccaagcacccccgccaacccgtcccaggccaacacggaggaagtaaatcacggacggccactagcctttggaatagtgactaacacatatcTCCCATGAAACTCAAATACTGATGTATAGTGGTCAAAGAATCAGGAATTACAGTTGGCTGTTGAGGGCCCAATGAAACTGCAGCCTGGAAATGGTCAAGTAACTACCTAGAACCAAGCTCACCATCCGGAATGTCAAGAGAGGTTCTTGTACCCAAATCCCTGAGATCTGTACTTGAGGGCTGGGATCCAGTGTTTCTTGTTGCAACAGCATTTAAGATACTAGATATAATCTGAGAAAGATCTTGAGTATATGATGGCCCCCTGGCCAGCATTGACTGTCTCAAAGACGAAGGTACAAGCTCCCTGACCAACATGACTACAATGAGTATTGGAAGTAGCATTCAAAACTGGTGCACCTTCATTTTCCATATGACTTGTTGATGGGAATAAAGAAAATTGTTGTGGTTGTCTAACAACCAGATACAAAGTGTGACCATCTTCGATATGGTATGTAGACAGGATTTTGTCATCTTTCAAAACCTTGCCACAGCATATTAGACGTTGTTGTTCAGAGATTACCCCAGTTATACTGGCTATTTGCTCCTTCAACTTCAGAATTGGCACAAACTTGTCTACTCGCAGGGTGTGCGTTCGAGAATccaatgttttaattttaatctctaTATGCTCTGCGAATCTTTTGTGAAATTGATACATGATGTTGTTGTTTCCGAAGGATCATAAGCACCCATATTCTCCTCAAGTGAACGGGGAACGAGGTCAACGCCAAGAGAGTAGGAAACCTGGACGAGGCAAACAAGTGACAGCAGCTCACGAGCCCCCACAAAACATATTGCGGTGTTAGAATTTTATAGATTTAACTCCGCAGTGGAGAGACCTATTGTGTTTGATTTCCCATCCTCTTCATCCTTGTCTTGAACATAAACCAAGGATGAAGTTTCTTTCTCAACTTCAGTATTGCTTTCATGGGTTTCAACAGGGAAGGGTAGGAAGGAAAGGTGCTGATGCGACACATAATCACGTACCTCATCCAAGACCTCGGGTACAAACACAAACTTGTCTGTGGGATTGGCAAGCTTGTCGCCATGGATCAGAGCATTGGCATCTAACACCACCACCGAGATGCCTTTGCTCGACGTAAGGCTTCCGAACACTTGCGTGGAGATCGCCTCTTGGGGATGCGCTGTCGGCTTCTTCTACAACACAGATCTCCAGCACGTGGTCTACACTGGAGGAACCGAGGCAACCGTGGGAGGGGAGGGAGATGAGATCACATCAGCATCCATGGAACCGATGCAGTTGAGGTGATGTGCAGCAAGAAGGGGGCGACGGCGAGGCGTGAGGGATTGGTGAAATTTGGCAAGGGATTTAGGGCTAGGGTTTGGGGTAGGTGATGTCTTCTAAAATAAAGTTTGAGTATACCCAATGGGAAGAAATTggttcttcattttttttcatcttcTCCCAATCCTTGATCTTGTCTTGTCTTGTCTTGTCAGTCTCATGAGCATTGCAAGTACTCCCACCATGATGATGCTAGACCTTTGAGTTTGGAGGCAACCAATTTCACCTACATCCGATCTGAAACTTATTTATAGTTGAAGACCTGCTCCACTTTGTTGATCCAATCAACAAAATTTTCTGTATGTGACGTATCAGAAAATTCGGGTAGATAAACTTGAAATCCGAGGTCTCCATGTTGATCCTCTCGACCACGTACCTCTCAATCTTCAAAATTTCGCGTCATCGCCGCTTCTGTAAATCACGTCGGGATAAATTTATAACTTGCCCCTATAAATCCTCAATCCTCAACCGTCTTTCATGATGCTCGACTTCCTCTATCAGAACATGTTTACCGCGACCACGATGACCTTCCATTGTATGTGGCACTCAACTTCCTCAATCAAACACTTACAGCTCTAACACTGGGCATGATAACAATTATCCTACGGGCTGACAAGAAGACGGAATTGAGGAGAAGGCAAAAAAGAGAAACTTTATTATCAATAGAGGATAATTCCTCAAACAAATATATAGGAGTTTATATAGATGATATGCAAACTGCAAGTATAGGTTGTcttcaaataataaaatatcaaatgCACAGGGATTGGTGGCTAAGTACTAGTCCAATAAACAAATGCAATTGTCTAAACTAATCGTGAGATTTGAGTTGTGCAAGAGCAAGAGATCTAAGGGGAAAAAACAGAGAATATGGTGAGGGAAGAGTATTGAGTGAGATGAGAAAACAAAAAGGATAGTGATCGGAGAAAATTCGATGGGAAAAGCGATTCTAAAATTTCGGTTTCACCACAATGATTGTAAATACTTAATCTATGTTTGGTTTCCTATCCTCAATGGTTATTTATGTAGGTACTATCCTATGATATCCGATATGAACTTTGGGATTACATCGGCATATCCGTTCCAATTCGTTGTCTACTTTCAGAGAGATAGAGGTGAGGGATTGATTTCTTAAGGAGATCCTTTTCACGTGATTCCACAACCTCGAGTTGCCTTCTCTTAGTGCATGGCGACGAATTGGAACTAATCCATTAAGATCTATAATAGTCTATTGCTCCTTGTGGCATACCGATCTACTTTCGTAGGCGACTATCCACGTCTTGAGTTTCTATAGGTCAAAGGATTGGGTTCTCCTTTCGATTCATCCCTGCACCTCATGGGATACGAAACTTGTGCTTTTAGCATCAAGATCGTGTCTACATAGTAGATTTGTTCCACAAATACACATGGCATTGATAAGAAACATTCAAACTCAATAGATTCAACAAAATAGTGTTTATCAAAAGGGTTAATCAAGACTCTACTCAATAAACTCGGAGTTACAACTAGAGATAATCATTCAAACAAGTTACAATCAAGACAAATTCaaaaaagggaagaaaagcttagtCTTAATGTGTGGGATCATCTCCGGATGCTCTCCGATCTGAAATATGGGCGTTAAGGTTTCGAAAATCCCTCGTATCCATTGTCCTAAGTCTTCTTAGGGCCCTTGGGCGGTTCCCAATCTAGATCCTAGTTTGAGATCTAAATCATCCTTTTATACCTGATTTCCAGGCTTCCGACACGACTGTGCCCGCTGACACGGCCTGGCTGTGTTGGGCAATGACATGGTCGTGGCGGCTGGCACGACCTGCGCATGACAGGCGTTGTGGCTTCTTTCGGGCGGCAGCACGACCGTGCCGGTTGGCATGGCCTGCTCGTTGTGCACATGGGAAAGTCTGAAAATAGGGCACAACCACTCTAGGATAGCCACGGCGTGGCCACAGCCGTGGCAACTGGAATGCACTCAAGaattggcctttggactctgttTTCCCTCCTCTTCGTGCCCTATCAAAGAAAATAAACAAGAGCAGCTCTCCGAACTAGAAAAGTATCAAAATGAAGCACAAATAGATGAAAACATGAGATATATGCATATGAAATGAGATAGGATATGTGTCAAACTACGATAAAAAACATATATGAAATGTACACATTAATAGACTCTAAACCTAAGAcgcaaataaagaaaagaaatcttAATATATAAACTACAGTCCTTATCTTGTAAAGAAagggaaaaaattttaaaaggaaaaattttccTAATAGACTCACAATCCTAAAATCTCTAAACGgatcaaaaatccaaaaatataaaagatagaaattatcaaaaatacctaaaatatcaaaaatatcttaaataccAAAAAGgtaaaaattaccaaaaaataataataaaaatttgtgGATCCTCCTACATCATCTCTTCCTCAATTAATGTGTATATTTGTTGACATTATGTCACATAACTGAAGCATTTATTGATACCTAAGTACATGTAAATACTATCTTAAACGCGTCTCTCAGAGTTTTCTCTCAATAGGCACAACACCAACTTTCTTtttaatgttctcatttcttatcatgtccatcctcgtatgcccACATATCCAACTTAACATCCTCATTTTTGCGACTCATCTTCTACTTATGTGTTCAATTCATAGTCTAATATCCTACTTCATATAACATAATAGGTCTAACCATCATTTGTAGAACACTTAAGCTTAAGAAGTACCTTACGATCACAAAGAACACCTATACCCTCTTCCATTTCAATCATTTTGCTTGTATCTTatgtaaaacatcactttcaaaccCTCCATCCTTTTACAAAAGCAATCTTAGATAACTTAAAGCTTTCGGTTATAGGTAACTCATATCTCATTTTAACAATTGTCTTGTATGTCTAATACTACTAAACTTAATTTCATGTCTtgtctttactctactaagcctaaaaccttttacATCTATAGTTTTCCATCAAGATTCGAActtatcatttactccttcacgtgacTCATCAACCAAAATAATGTCATCTAAAAATAAGATATAGACTAGAACAGATTCTTAATGTAACGCTTCAGTTAATCTACTTGAAGGCTTCACTTTTGTCATTAAATTCTCATACATATCTTTAAGtatttcaatatatatataggCTAACATCTTTTTTTAATTTGCATAATTTTGTTATGTCTCCTTTATTTGTATACAGGGGACTATATTACTTACTCCATTGAACTCTATTGATCAGGTATTTTCTTCATTTTCAATATTAAGATGAATAACTtcgtaagccattcaataccctACTTTCCTAGACACTTCTATACCTCTATTAGAAATTATTCGGTTTAACCgcttttccattttgcatctCATTTAATGCTTATTCTAGTTTTGAAATTTGGATTCTCtgataaaagtttaaatttttatactaCTTTGATGTACAAAAATTTTCTAagctaagttggtcacctaaaccttcattaaaatattgataaaaatatttatttcatcgCTCCTTTATTTCCTTATCCTTCACTAATACCTTCTtggattcatctttaatacatcttatttggGTAAGATCCCTTATTTTCctctctctcactttagctatccTATAGATGTCATTTTCTCCTTTTTGTATCAAGCTATTGGTACAAGTGTTCGAAAGCTTCATTCCCTTCTTTCTTGatctctttcttggctattgtatattttccTAGAAACTATCATCaacaatataataaaaaaaacatttatgCTCGTAAACATGGCATATACATGTGGGAAGCACAAAAGCACAAGTCAATTACCTCAAAGCTCAATCTGCATGAGGATTTAATAAATGAAAGATGGATGGATGCATCTTCTTGCAGGGATGTGGGTGGTTTGTTTcaaacaaattatattttttatgatGTGGATGCTAGCTTTATGGTCCTATTTGAATCTCTTGTGTGAAGCAAGGATCTGATCAATATTATCACAACATAATGGTACAACTCACTCTCACATTTGACTATTGACTATAGTATGATATGcaattaaaaatgaataaaattcTAAATTTGTAAAAATACAAAAACAAGAAATCTGAATTATGGAAGTGGAGGAGAAACTTACTCTTTTCCTTGCGTCAATTATTGGGTTTGGACAAG from Zingiber officinale cultivar Zhangliang chromosome 5B, Zo_v1.1, whole genome shotgun sequence encodes the following:
- the LOC121985326 gene encoding ubiquitin-like domain-containing protein CIP73, yielding MGDEFFIEGVEYRNKANITNMLDNGLQSHHSFIPGGLPSPASFVEVLLSTIELLMMQVDGYISQFTGHLEDQASLTFTLMCGNLQNSTLKSGVLLQNLGSLLLELGCMTMALGERLADVVINVGPAVFISATGPNPVVIQPVPFYPGSNFTAYMAKSAKQDVTLVVPWLWKIDQELIYHSSLSFSSPAAVSIPLPDMVLPSSFDKMINLDKVEKLLTIGADANDQKIEADEAINLVE